TCCTCACCCTGTCCCCCACTCTGATCCCGGAGCCTGCCGAGGTCTCGATCACCCAGGCAGCCTGCTCGCCGGAGGTATATGTGTCCCGGCTCCCCGGCCTGCAGTCAGGATAGACCCGGACGACCTTTTTATCAGGGCTGACAAATGCGATATCGATCGGATATGCAACGCTTCCCATCCAGAAGATGAGGACCTCGGGCTTCTCGAACACAAAGAGCGCGGCCTCGTCGGTTCTCAATTGGCGAAAACCCTGCAGCCCCCGGGTCCGGGCCTCCTCAGTATCGCAGATCAGCACGATGTTGAAGGTACGGGGACCGGACCGGTGGTCAGCCGGCGTGATCGTCACTGACGACTGCTGCTTCGGTTTCTCCGCCGCGATGGCTTCAGCGCTGCCTGCCAGCCTTACTTCCACCGCGAGCACAGCGATGCCGATCGCGATCGTCACGGCCGTGATCAGCGCGCCTACACGGAAATACTCCACAAACCCGATCTCCACCCGTTTTCTCGCCTGCTTCACCACGATCAGATTGGCAACGGAACCGATGAGCGTCAGGTTGCCCGCCAGGGTACTGCTCATGGCAAGCGCGAGCAGATATGGCATGGGGTTTACTCCCAGCTGGATGGTTACCTCGAGAATGATCGGCGTATAGAGCAGACAGATCGTGTCGTTCACGAACAGAGCGGACAGCAAGCCGGACGACAGCACCACCAGGATGAGCAGCTGGAGCGGCGACTTTGCAGAAGAGAGCATCTTGTCCGCCATGAGCTCGAAGAATCCCGCAGTGCGGAGATAGACCGTGATGATCATCATCCCGAGCAGCAGGAGCGTGTGCATGTCGATGGCGCTGAACGCCTGATCGAGGGTAAGCACCCCGAAGATAACCATCAGCACCGCGCCCACAAGCGCGCCGGCGGGCCGATCGATATGCAGACGCGGGATCTGGCGCAGGCCGATGAACAGGTAGGTGATGATGAAGATGATGAGTGCGGTGATCATGGGTGCCGATTCATCTTCCCGTGCGGGATGAGGCCGTGTGGTAACAAAGGAATCAAGTTCTTCTCAAAACAGCAAGAATTTTTCTCGCAGTAGCCTATGAAA
The nucleotide sequence above comes from Nitrospirota bacterium. Encoded proteins:
- a CDS encoding SLC13 family permease; the protein is MITALIIFIITYLFIGLRQIPRLHIDRPAGALVGAVLMVIFGVLTLDQAFSAIDMHTLLLLGMMIITVYLRTAGFFELMADKMLSSAKSPLQLLILVVLSSGLLSALFVNDTICLLYTPIILEVTIQLGVNPMPYLLALAMSSTLAGNLTLIGSVANLIVVKQARKRVEIGFVEYFRVGALITAVTIAIGIAVLAVEVRLAGSAEAIAAEKPKQQSSVTITPADHRSGPRTFNIVLICDTEEARTRGLQGFRQLRTDEAALFVFEKPEVLIFWMGSVAYPIDIAFVSPDKKVVRVYPDCRPGSRDTYTSGEQAAWVIETSAGSGIRVGDRVRIEGFRGQGPGAR